In Pseudomonas sp. p1(2021b), the genomic window CCTGAGTTCGTGGCCGAGGCGTGCAAGGCCTTCCCTGGCAAGGTCATCGTCGGCCTGGATGCCAAGGACGGCTTCGTCGCCACCGACGGCTGGGCCGAGGTCAGCTCGGTGCAGGTCATCGACCTGGCCAAGCGTTTCGAGGCCGATGGCGTCTCGGCGATCGTCTACACCGACATCGCCAAGGACGGCATGATGCAGGGCTGCAACGTGCCCTTCACCAAGGCACTGGCCGAAGCCACCACGATCCCGGTGATCGCCTCGGGCGGCATCCACAACCTGGGCGATATCAAGGCCCTGCTGGACGCCAAGACCCCGGGCATCATCGGCGCCATCACCGGCCGTGCCATCTACGAAGGCACCCTCGATGTCGCCGAGGCCCAGGCCTTCTGCGACAACTACCAAGGCTGAGGACTCGATATGGCACTGGCCAAGCGCATCATCCCTTGCCTGGACGTGGACAACGGCCGGGTGGTCAAGGGCGTCAAGTTCGAGAACATCCGCGACGCCGGCGACCCGGTGGAAATCGCCCGCCGTTATGACGAGCAGGGTGCCGACGAGATCACCTTCCTCGACATCACCGCCAGCGTCGACGGCCGCGACACCACCCTGCATACCGTCGAGCGCATGGCCAGCCAGGTATTCATCCCGCTGACCGTCGGCGGCGGCGTGCGTACCGTGCAGGACATCCGCAACCTGCTCAACGCCGGTGCCGACAAGGTGTCGATCAACACCGCCGCGGTGTTCAACCCGGAGTTCGTGGGCGAGGCCGCCGACCGTTTCGGTTCGCAGTGCATCGTCGTCGCCATCGATGCCAAGAAGGTTTCCGGCCCTGGCGAAACGCCACGCTGGGAGATCTTCACCCATGGCGGGCGCAAGCCGACCGGGCTGGACGCGGTGGAGTGGGCGAAGAAGATGGAAGGCCTGGGTGCCGGTGAGATCCTGCTGACCAGCATGGACCAGGACGGCATGAAGAGCGGTTTCGACCTGGGCGTCACCCGGGCCATCAGCGATGCGCTGGGGATTCCGGTGATCGCCTCCGGTGGTGTGGGCAACCTGCAGCACCTGGCCGACGGGATCCTGGAAGGGCATGCCAGTGCCGTGCTGGCGGCCAGTATCTTCCACTTCGGTGAGTACACGGTGCCGGAGGCCAAGGCCTACATGGCTTCGCGTGGAATTGTCGTTCGCTGAACGTTGAACGGGGCTGCTTTGCAGCCCTTTCG contains:
- the hisA gene encoding 1-(5-phosphoribosyl)-5-[(5-phosphoribosylamino)methylideneamino]imidazole-4-carboxamide isomerase, with the protein product MLIIPAIDLKDGACVRLRQGRMDDSTVFSDDPVSMAAKWVDGGCRRLHLVDLNGAFEGQPVNGEVVTAIAKRYPNLPIQIGGGIRSLETIEHYVKAGVSYVIIGTKAVKQPEFVAEACKAFPGKVIVGLDAKDGFVATDGWAEVSSVQVIDLAKRFEADGVSAIVYTDIAKDGMMQGCNVPFTKALAEATTIPVIASGGIHNLGDIKALLDAKTPGIIGAITGRAIYEGTLDVAEAQAFCDNYQG
- the hisF gene encoding imidazole glycerol phosphate synthase subunit HisF, coding for MALAKRIIPCLDVDNGRVVKGVKFENIRDAGDPVEIARRYDEQGADEITFLDITASVDGRDTTLHTVERMASQVFIPLTVGGGVRTVQDIRNLLNAGADKVSINTAAVFNPEFVGEAADRFGSQCIVVAIDAKKVSGPGETPRWEIFTHGGRKPTGLDAVEWAKKMEGLGAGEILLTSMDQDGMKSGFDLGVTRAISDALGIPVIASGGVGNLQHLADGILEGHASAVLAASIFHFGEYTVPEAKAYMASRGIVVR